From one Rhizobium lentis genomic stretch:
- a CDS encoding DUF6950 family protein, translating into MDIHHFLALPHRFRWGGVGGDDCMTFPASWALRCVGIDPAEDLRGTYRARDEAHAIVERYGGELAFMDGHLLKIGAKRVQHPETGDIGLIRAMTGETAADRIEAKIGAIRFGPLWVCIHPAGIRATPAEHVAAWRLPA; encoded by the coding sequence ATGGACATCCATCATTTTCTGGCGCTCCCGCACCGCTTCAGGTGGGGCGGGGTGGGCGGCGACGATTGCATGACCTTCCCGGCATCGTGGGCGCTTAGATGCGTCGGGATCGATCCGGCAGAGGACCTGCGCGGGACCTATCGGGCGCGGGACGAAGCCCATGCCATCGTCGAAAGGTACGGAGGCGAACTCGCGTTCATGGACGGGCATCTGCTGAAGATCGGAGCAAAGCGCGTCCAGCACCCAGAGACAGGCGACATTGGCCTGATCAGGGCCATGACCGGCGAAACCGCGGCCGATCGTATCGAGGCGAAGATCGGCGCCATCCGCTTTGGCCCGCTGTGGGTCTGCATCCACCCCGCCGGCATCCGCGCCACGCCGGCCGAACATGTCGCTGCATGGAGATTGCCCGCATGA